One Gossypium raimondii isolate GPD5lz chromosome 3, ASM2569854v1, whole genome shotgun sequence genomic window carries:
- the LOC105794538 gene encoding protein Iojap-related, mitochondrial, producing the protein MWATLRSRYLHLSATTLPSSSLANGSWKLGFSGLNQTFSSSAVERISNELLSLQEVEKVLSDVRADDVAVVPVGNQCDWADFMVIATGRSPWHVKNIAQALIYKVKQKQKGAKRMVLPSVQGQETGKWIVVDSGRVIVHALDEKARAYYNLENLWIAKSAQKEPVEELTKAFVKVRRINNSKKPAQGSD; encoded by the exons ATGTGGGCGACTTTAAGATCCCGATATCTGCATCTATCTGCAACAACGTTGCCTTCCTCCTCTCTCGCAAATGGCTCGTGGAAGCTGGGGTTTTCAGGTTTAAATCAGACGTTCTCTTCATCCGCTGTGGAGAGAATAAGCAATGAGTTGCTGAGCCTGCAAGAGGTGGAGAAGGTTCTAAGCGACGTGAGAGCAGACGACGTGGCGGTGGTTCCGGTTGGTAACCAATGCGATTGGGCAGATTTCATGGTGATTGCCACCGGTAGGTCCCCGTGGCACGTCAAGAACATCGCCCAAGCCCTAATTTACAAG GTTAAGCAGAAGCAAAAAGGAGCTAAGAGGATGGTATTACCCAGCGTGCAAGGGCAAGAGACGGGAAAATGGATTGTTGTTGACTCTG GCCGAGTGATAGTTCATGCTCTCGATGAGAAGGCAAGAGCTTATTACAATTTGGAAAATCTTTGGATTGCAAAGTCAGCCCAGAAGGAACCAGTTGAG GAGTTGACAAAAGCTTTTGTAAAGGTTCGGCGTATTAATAATTCCAAAAAGCCAGCCCAGGGAAGTGATTAA